From one Bradyrhizobium sp. Ash2021 genomic stretch:
- the cobM gene encoding precorrin-4 C(11)-methyltransferase → MTVHFIGAGPGAPDLITVRGRDLIAACPVCLYAGSLVPKALLGYCPPGASIIDTASMSLDEIIAEIARATERGQNVARLHSGDLSIWSALGEQLRRLDALNIPYTVTPGVPAFAAAAAALARELTLPEVAQSVVLTRTPGRASAMPVTENLRAFAATRATLAIHLSIHAIDKTVAELVPAYGEDCPVAVVFRASWPDERIIRATLGTIVAEVKKTDIERTALIIVGDILAARDFRDSALYDSGYRRRFRGGGA, encoded by the coding sequence ATGACCGTTCACTTCATCGGAGCCGGACCGGGTGCACCCGACCTGATCACCGTGCGGGGACGCGATCTTATCGCGGCTTGCCCGGTCTGCCTCTATGCCGGCTCTTTGGTGCCGAAAGCGTTGCTCGGCTATTGCCCGCCCGGAGCCAGTATCATCGACACGGCGTCGATGTCGCTCGACGAGATCATAGCGGAAATCGCGCGCGCCACCGAGCGCGGCCAAAACGTCGCGCGCCTGCATTCCGGAGATCTGTCGATCTGGAGCGCGCTCGGCGAACAGTTGCGGCGCCTGGATGCCCTCAATATCCCGTACACGGTCACGCCGGGCGTTCCCGCTTTTGCCGCGGCCGCCGCGGCGTTGGCCAGGGAATTGACATTGCCCGAAGTGGCGCAATCGGTGGTACTGACCCGAACTCCCGGACGCGCCTCGGCGATGCCCGTGACCGAAAATCTCCGGGCGTTCGCCGCAACCCGCGCGACGCTGGCGATTCATCTCTCGATTCACGCGATCGACAAGACCGTCGCAGAGCTGGTCCCCGCTTACGGGGAGGACTGCCCGGTTGCCGTCGTGTTTCGCGCAAGCTGGCCTGACGAGCGGATCATCCGGGCGACGCTCGGCACGATCGTAGCCGAGGTGAAAAAGACTGATATCGAGCGCACGGCGCTGATCATCGTCGGTGACATACTGGCAGCGCGCGATTTCAGGGACAGCGCACTCTACGACAGCGGATATCGCCGGCGATTCCGGGGAGGCGGCGCATGA
- a CDS encoding cobalt-precorrin-5B (C(1))-methyltransferase: protein MNDAADANQRRPGQPLRRGWTTGACATAATRAAYEALVTGECPDPVEIGLPSGARVSFAVAVFETFDRGATAGIVKDAGDDPDVTHGALIKATVRAGTPGSGVTFAAGEGVGTATKPGLPIPPGEPAINPVPREMMRAAVREVVERFGASGDVIIELSIPGGDALAARTLNARLGIVGGLSILGTTGIVVPYSCAAWIHSIYRGIDVARASGLKHIAGSTGSTSETAVQKLYGLSETALIDMGDFVGGMLKYAKRHPVPRITIAGGFAKMTKLGQGLLDLHSKSGSVDRIWLAELLREADAPADLIELCRDANTALQVLREAEQRGIPIGQFVARAAWKTAAQVLDGSPSTLDIAVFDREGKIVGRWG from the coding sequence GTGAACGACGCCGCAGACGCAAATCAAAGGAGGCCGGGCCAGCCGCTCAGGCGCGGCTGGACCACGGGTGCTTGCGCGACTGCCGCGACGCGCGCGGCCTACGAGGCGCTTGTCACCGGCGAGTGTCCGGATCCCGTCGAAATAGGGCTTCCCAGCGGCGCGCGCGTCAGTTTCGCGGTTGCGGTCTTCGAAACGTTTGACCGGGGTGCGACCGCCGGAATCGTGAAAGATGCCGGCGACGATCCCGACGTCACGCATGGCGCGCTGATCAAGGCGACGGTGAGAGCGGGTACGCCAGGGTCCGGCGTCACCTTTGCTGCGGGCGAAGGCGTGGGAACGGCGACCAAACCCGGCCTCCCCATCCCGCCGGGTGAGCCCGCGATCAATCCGGTGCCGCGCGAGATGATGCGAGCGGCGGTTCGCGAAGTGGTGGAGCGCTTCGGAGCCTCCGGCGACGTTATCATCGAACTCTCGATTCCCGGCGGAGACGCGCTCGCCGCCAGAACGCTCAATGCGCGTCTCGGCATTGTCGGTGGACTTTCGATCCTGGGAACGACCGGAATTGTCGTGCCCTATTCCTGTGCGGCCTGGATCCACTCCATCTACCGCGGCATCGACGTGGCACGCGCCAGCGGCCTCAAACACATCGCGGGCTCCACCGGCTCGACTTCCGAGACGGCAGTTCAGAAGCTGTACGGTCTTTCCGAAACCGCGCTCATCGACATGGGCGATTTCGTCGGCGGCATGCTGAAATACGCGAAACGACACCCGGTCCCGCGCATCACCATCGCTGGAGGCTTTGCCAAGATGACGAAGCTCGGACAAGGACTGCTCGATCTGCACTCCAAGTCTGGCAGCGTCGACCGTATCTGGCTTGCGGAACTTCTCCGGGAGGCGGATGCGCCGGCCGATCTCATCGAACTTTGCCGTGACGCCAACACGGCATTGCAGGTCTTGCGCGAAGCAGAGCAGCGCGGGATCCCGATCGGTCAGTTCGTTGCCAGGGCTGCGTGGAAGACCGCTGCGCAGGTTCTCGACGGATCGCCGAGCACCCTCGACATCGCCGTGTTCGACCGCGAAGGCAAAATCGTCGGACGCTGGGGATAG
- the cobA gene encoding uroporphyrinogen-III C-methyltransferase: protein MKLLADGLPDFPDFPPGEVWLAGAGPGDPGLLTLHALHALRAADDIVHDALVDPRILQLAGNQAKLIFAGKRGGRPSSQQADINDLLIERARMGRRVLRLKGGDPFVFGRGGEEALALTRAGLRFRIIPGITSGLAAAALAGIPATMRETNHAVILVAGSRAVDDTSAAEWEKLASAGQPIIVYMPMANLPEIMSAFERGGMAPDTPAVIISSSTTPEERIIETQLGTAARDAAMQGVDAPAIVIVGAIAEMRQRLLANMVGAR from the coding sequence ATGAAGCTGCTCGCCGACGGTCTCCCTGATTTCCCGGACTTTCCGCCTGGCGAAGTCTGGCTTGCAGGTGCGGGTCCCGGCGACCCCGGGCTTTTGACCTTGCACGCGTTGCATGCGCTGAGAGCGGCCGACGACATCGTTCACGATGCGCTGGTCGATCCACGCATCCTGCAACTCGCGGGCAACCAGGCCAAGCTGATCTTTGCCGGCAAGCGCGGCGGCAGACCTTCGTCTCAGCAGGCCGATATCAACGACCTTCTGATCGAGCGCGCCAGGATGGGGCGACGCGTGCTGCGCCTGAAGGGCGGCGACCCCTTTGTGTTCGGGCGGGGCGGAGAAGAAGCCTTGGCGCTGACGCGTGCCGGGCTTCGGTTCAGGATCATTCCCGGCATCACATCGGGGCTTGCCGCTGCAGCGCTGGCCGGCATTCCCGCGACAATGCGGGAGACCAACCACGCCGTTATCCTGGTGGCGGGAAGCCGGGCGGTGGACGACACGTCGGCGGCCGAGTGGGAGAAGCTGGCGAGCGCCGGGCAGCCGATCATCGTCTATATGCCGATGGCGAATCTGCCGGAGATCATGAGCGCGTTTGAACGCGGCGGCATGGCTCCCGATACGCCTGCCGTGATCATCAGCTCCTCGACGACACCGGAGGAACGGATTATCGAAACGCAGCTCGGGACGGCCGCCCGGGACGCCGCGATGCAAGGGGTCGACGCGCCCGCGATCGTGATCGTCGGTGCCATTGCGGAAATGAGGCAACGGCTTCTGGCGAATATGGTTGGCGCGCGATGA
- a CDS encoding cobyrinate a,c-diamide synthase, translated as MNFSLGPPGLIIAAPRSGAGKTTVTLGLLRALRRRGGAVQPFKCGPDYIDPAFHEIAAGRPSFNLDSWAMGEELIATLATEASTGATISIAEGVMGLFDGAAARGRSGTGATADLAALLGWPVVLVLDVAGQTETAAAVALGCARYRDDVDIAGVILNRVASKRHFSLVAPAFDRINMRIFGAILRDDRLALPERHLGLVQAGEIPAIDQRLETLADIIGAAIDLDAIGQSAGPAKAAIAIREAQSDGVRSRLQPPGQRIALAQDRAFSFMYPHVLRQWRHAGAEIVPFSPLADEPPDATADAVWLPGGYPELHAGALASAHSFREGLQKLARRSIPIHGECGGHMVLGRGLEDADGNRHEMTGLLGLETSFAKRRLHLGYRRARLRAACALGAKGTEVLGHEFHYASTVSTSDDPLVDCWDAAGAEVPEQGARQGSTTGTFLHVIDRIAI; from the coding sequence ATGAACTTTTCCCTCGGTCCGCCGGGCCTTATCATCGCGGCGCCGCGCTCGGGTGCCGGCAAGACAACGGTGACGCTCGGGCTGTTGCGGGCGCTTCGGCGTCGCGGCGGTGCCGTCCAGCCCTTCAAGTGCGGACCGGACTATATCGATCCGGCTTTTCACGAAATCGCCGCGGGCCGGCCGAGCTTCAATCTCGACAGCTGGGCAATGGGGGAGGAACTGATCGCAACCCTCGCGACCGAAGCGTCAACCGGCGCGACTATTTCCATTGCCGAGGGTGTGATGGGGCTGTTCGATGGCGCTGCGGCGCGGGGACGGTCCGGGACCGGCGCGACCGCCGATCTGGCGGCTCTCCTTGGGTGGCCGGTGGTGCTCGTGCTCGATGTCGCCGGCCAAACCGAGACGGCGGCAGCCGTCGCGCTCGGTTGTGCCCGATATCGGGACGACGTCGATATCGCCGGCGTGATCCTGAACCGCGTGGCGAGCAAGCGTCATTTCTCACTGGTGGCGCCGGCGTTCGACCGGATCAATATGCGGATCTTCGGTGCGATACTGCGCGACGACCGTCTCGCGCTGCCCGAGAGGCATCTCGGCCTGGTCCAGGCCGGCGAGATACCCGCGATCGACCAGCGTCTGGAAACGCTTGCAGATATCATTGGCGCTGCAATCGATCTCGATGCAATCGGGCAATCGGCGGGGCCCGCGAAGGCCGCCATCGCGATCCGCGAAGCGCAATCTGACGGAGTTCGATCGCGGCTGCAGCCGCCCGGGCAGCGCATCGCGCTCGCGCAGGACAGGGCATTTTCCTTCATGTATCCTCATGTCCTTCGGCAATGGCGGCACGCGGGCGCGGAGATCGTTCCGTTCTCGCCGCTGGCCGACGAGCCTCCCGATGCCACGGCGGATGCCGTCTGGTTGCCGGGCGGTTATCCAGAACTCCATGCCGGCGCGCTGGCATCCGCTCACAGCTTCCGGGAGGGTCTTCAGAAACTGGCCCGCCGCTCCATTCCCATCCACGGCGAGTGTGGTGGCCATATGGTGCTGGGGCGAGGCCTCGAGGATGCCGACGGCAACAGGCACGAAATGACCGGTCTGCTCGGACTCGAAACTTCCTTCGCGAAGCGCAGGCTGCACCTGGGCTATCGACGCGCGCGGCTTCGCGCAGCCTGCGCGCTGGGCGCGAAGGGCACGGAAGTGCTCGGCCATGAGTTCCACTACGCGAGCACGGTTTCGACGAGCGACGATCCGCTGGTCGATTGCTGGGATGCCGCCGGCGCGGAAGTTCCTGAACAAGGTGCCCGACAGGGCTCGACAACGGGCACGTTTTTGCACGTCATCGACCGGATCGCGATATGA
- the bluB gene encoding 5,6-dimethylbenzimidazole synthase — MTETPDRSPRPFDAAFRQSLRDLVLWRRDVRRFRRDPVDSALIHSLLELACHAPSVGHCQPWRFVLVESAECREAVRSSFVRANANALETYDGEQRARYARLKLEGLEDAPVHLAVFADEATEAGSGLGRQTMPQTLRYSVVAAIQTLWLAARAEGLGLGWISILEPETLCRVLEVPESWTLIAYLCIGRPVEEHLDPELERYNWQERLSAQRLIFKR, encoded by the coding sequence ATGACCGAGACGCCCGATCGATCTCCGCGACCATTCGATGCCGCCTTTCGGCAGTCGCTCCGCGACCTCGTCCTCTGGCGCCGCGACGTTCGCCGGTTTCGCCGCGATCCCGTCGATTCGGCTTTGATTCACTCGCTGCTTGAACTCGCCTGCCACGCTCCGTCCGTTGGGCATTGCCAGCCCTGGAGGTTCGTGCTGGTCGAATCCGCCGAATGCCGGGAAGCGGTGAGGTCGAGCTTTGTTCGGGCCAACGCAAATGCGCTCGAAACCTATGACGGCGAACAGCGTGCGCGTTACGCCAGACTGAAACTTGAGGGGCTCGAAGATGCTCCGGTCCATCTTGCGGTCTTCGCCGACGAGGCGACGGAGGCGGGCAGTGGCCTGGGTCGTCAAACCATGCCGCAGACCCTTCGATATTCCGTTGTTGCCGCAATTCAGACCTTATGGCTTGCCGCCCGCGCCGAGGGACTTGGGCTTGGCTGGATTTCGATCCTCGAACCGGAGACGCTATGCCGGGTCCTCGAGGTGCCGGAATCCTGGACCCTGATCGCCTATCTCTGTATCGGCCGGCCGGTGGAGGAGCACCTCGATCCCGAACTCGAACGCTACAATTGGCAGGAACGTTTGAGTGCGCAGCGCCTGATATTCAAGCGCTGA
- a CDS encoding ABC transporter substrate-binding protein, with product MVRALGATAVVVASCLGSQAVAQTKQLTLCWAAWDPANALVELSKDFTAKSGVQMKYEFVPWTSYADRFLNELNSKGKLCDLIIGDSQWIGGAAENGHYVKLNDFFAKEKISMDDFMPATVVGYSQWPKNTPNYWALPAMGDAIGWTYRKDWFARPEIQAEFRKKYERDLSPPQTWDELKQIAEFFQGREIDGKKVYGAYIYTERGSEGITMGVTNALYDWGFQYDDPKKPYQMEGFVNSPDAVKGLEFYKSLYKCCTAPGMSNAYMSEGLDAFKSGQVAMQMNFFAFFPGLYKDPNVGGDKIGFFVNPKQKFHFTQLGGQGISVVSYSDHKDDALAYIKWFAQPDVQKKWWALGGYSCHKAVLNDPSFPKSAPFAADFLKSMDIVKDFWAEPAYASLLLDMQKRVHDYVVADKGTAKEALDLLVKDWQKVFKDEGKI from the coding sequence ATGGTACGTGCTTTGGGGGCGACCGCGGTTGTTGTCGCCTCCTGTCTTGGCAGTCAGGCCGTCGCCCAGACGAAGCAGTTAACGTTGTGCTGGGCGGCATGGGATCCGGCCAACGCTTTGGTGGAACTTTCGAAGGACTTCACCGCCAAGTCAGGCGTTCAGATGAAATACGAGTTCGTCCCATGGACGAGCTACGCCGACCGTTTCCTCAACGAACTCAATTCAAAGGGGAAACTTTGCGACCTCATCATCGGTGACAGCCAGTGGATTGGCGGTGCCGCCGAGAATGGTCACTACGTCAAGCTCAACGACTTCTTCGCCAAAGAAAAGATATCGATGGACGATTTCATGCCGGCCACCGTGGTCGGCTATTCGCAATGGCCGAAGAATACTCCGAACTATTGGGCGTTGCCGGCGATGGGCGATGCGATCGGGTGGACCTACCGCAAGGACTGGTTCGCCCGGCCGGAGATTCAGGCTGAGTTCAGGAAAAAGTACGAGCGCGATCTCAGCCCGCCCCAGACCTGGGATGAACTCAAGCAGATCGCCGAGTTCTTTCAGGGTCGAGAGATCGACGGCAAGAAGGTCTACGGAGCTTACATTTACACCGAGCGCGGCTCCGAAGGCATCACGATGGGCGTGACCAACGCGCTCTACGATTGGGGCTTCCAGTACGACGATCCCAAAAAGCCCTATCAGATGGAAGGCTTCGTCAACTCGCCCGATGCGGTCAAGGGACTGGAATTCTACAAGTCGCTTTACAAATGCTGCACCGCGCCGGGCATGAGCAATGCCTACATGTCCGAGGGGCTCGACGCCTTCAAGTCCGGTCAGGTCGCGATGCAGATGAACTTCTTCGCCTTCTTTCCCGGCCTCTACAAGGATCCCAATGTCGGCGGCGACAAGATCGGCTTCTTCGTCAACCCGAAGCAGAAGTTCCATTTCACCCAGCTCGGCGGGCAGGGGATCTCGGTCGTCTCCTACTCCGACCATAAGGACGACGCGCTCGCCTACATCAAATGGTTCGCGCAGCCCGACGTTCAGAAGAAGTGGTGGGCGCTGGGCGGCTATTCCTGCCACAAGGCCGTGCTCAACGACCCCAGCTTCCCCAAGAGCGCGCCGTTTGCCGCCGACTTCCTGAAGTCGATGGACATCGTCAAGGACTTCTGGGCCGAGCCTGCCTATGCGTCGCTGCTGCTCGATATGCAGAAGCGCGTCCATGACTACGTCGTGGCCGACAAGGGTACCGCAAAGGAGGCGCTCGACCTGCTGGTCAAGGATTGGCAGAAGGTGTTCAAGGACGAAGGTAAGATCTAA
- a CDS encoding sugar ABC transporter permease — MNDRSQMSTLAERAVARTPRRLALRFGGMSDRAIAWLFITPSVLLLLAVNIFPLLWTIQLSFTNYRANRPNAVLRYVGLDNYRDILTDPEVWQAMQATAHFVLWSIALELILGFGLALLINRGFRGHSFWTTIILLPMMLSPAVVGNFWTFLLQPQIGLFNSGIALVTGVDPSSFQMIGDVRLAPWSIIMVDTWMWTPYVMLICLAGLRSIPDYIYEAAEVDRASPLRQFWSITLPMVMPFVMLAILFRAIENFKMFDMVNLLTSGGPGSTTEVASITLKREAFEKWRTGYSSALAIILFVTVFGAANIYVKALNRVKQR, encoded by the coding sequence GTGAACGACAGGTCTCAGATGAGCACTCTTGCAGAGCGGGCCGTGGCCCGGACCCCACGCCGGCTTGCGTTGCGGTTCGGCGGGATGTCCGACAGGGCCATTGCCTGGTTGTTCATAACGCCGTCGGTGCTGCTGCTGCTCGCGGTCAACATCTTCCCGCTGCTGTGGACGATCCAGCTGTCGTTCACGAACTACCGGGCCAATCGCCCGAATGCGGTGCTCCGATATGTCGGCCTCGACAACTACCGCGACATACTGACGGATCCCGAGGTGTGGCAGGCCATGCAGGCCACCGCTCATTTCGTGCTGTGGTCGATAGCGCTCGAACTAATACTCGGCTTTGGCCTGGCGCTCCTGATCAACCGCGGCTTCCGCGGCCACAGTTTCTGGACCACCATCATCCTGCTGCCGATGATGCTTTCGCCCGCGGTCGTCGGCAACTTCTGGACCTTTCTGCTGCAGCCGCAGATAGGGCTGTTCAACAGCGGGATCGCGCTGGTGACCGGGGTCGATCCGAGTTCGTTCCAGATGATCGGCGACGTCCGGTTGGCACCCTGGTCCATCATCATGGTCGATACCTGGATGTGGACACCCTATGTGATGCTGATCTGCCTCGCCGGTTTGCGCTCGATACCGGATTACATCTATGAGGCAGCCGAGGTCGATCGCGCATCCCCGTTGCGGCAATTCTGGTCCATCACGCTGCCGATGGTGATGCCGTTCGTGATGCTCGCCATCCTTTTTCGGGCGATCGAAAACTTCAAGATGTTCGACATGGTCAATCTGCTGACCTCGGGCGGGCCGGGATCCACCACGGAGGTCGCGTCGATCACCCTGAAACGCGAGGCGTTCGAAAAATGGCGGACCGGCTATTCGTCGGCCTTGGCCATTATTCTCTTCGTCACCGTCTTCGGTGCCGCCAATATCTATGTAAAGGCGCTTAACCGGGTGAAGCAACGATGA
- a CDS encoding carbohydrate ABC transporter permease — translation MSTPVTAHSVAEPSSRSKLIASLLVVTYAVITILPLLWIFLTGFKTPPDSIAYPPKVLFEPSVEGYVNLFTTRSRQTPEFLATLPPPQTWYERLVRSRNMVIGGPSKVVPRFVNSVVIGFGSTFLAVCFGTIAAYAFSRFRVPLADDLLFFILSTRMMPPIAVAIPIYLMFRHLGLTDTKLGMILLYTAVNVSLAVWLLKGFMDEIPREYEEAAMVDGYTRLQAFFKVVLPQATTGIAATAIFCLIFAWNEYAFAVLLTSGDAQTMPPFIPFIIGEGGQDWPAVAAATTIFFIPILCFTILLRRHLLRGITFGAVRK, via the coding sequence ATGAGCACGCCCGTCACCGCTCATTCAGTGGCCGAGCCATCGTCACGATCGAAGCTGATCGCTTCGTTGCTGGTCGTCACCTACGCGGTCATAACCATTCTACCGCTATTGTGGATCTTCCTCACCGGGTTCAAGACGCCGCCGGATTCGATCGCCTATCCACCCAAGGTCTTGTTCGAGCCTTCGGTGGAAGGCTACGTCAATTTGTTTACGACGCGCTCGCGACAGACACCTGAATTCCTGGCCACCTTGCCGCCGCCGCAAACCTGGTATGAGCGTCTCGTGCGCTCGCGTAACATGGTGATCGGCGGACCGTCGAAAGTGGTGCCGCGCTTCGTGAATTCCGTGGTGATCGGCTTCGGCTCGACCTTTCTCGCCGTCTGCTTCGGCACGATCGCCGCCTATGCGTTTTCGCGCTTTCGCGTGCCGCTTGCCGACGATTTGCTGTTCTTCATCCTGTCGACACGGATGATGCCGCCGATAGCGGTCGCGATCCCGATCTATCTGATGTTTCGGCACTTGGGACTAACCGATACCAAGCTCGGGATGATCCTGTTGTACACCGCCGTGAATGTCTCTCTGGCGGTATGGCTGTTGAAGGGATTCATGGATGAAATCCCGCGCGAGTACGAAGAGGCTGCGATGGTCGACGGCTACACACGGCTTCAGGCGTTCTTCAAGGTGGTTCTTCCGCAGGCGACGACCGGCATCGCGGCAACCGCGATCTTCTGCCTGATCTTCGCCTGGAACGAATACGCCTTCGCGGTTCTGCTCACCAGCGGCGATGCCCAAACGATGCCGCCCTTTATCCCCTTCATCATCGGCGAAGGTGGCCAGGATTGGCCCGCGGTGGCGGCTGCGACAACAATATTCTTCATCCCGATCCTTTGCTTCACCATCCTGTTGCGCCGCCATTTGCTGCGCGGCATTACCTTTGGGGCGGTGCGCAAATGA
- a CDS encoding ABC transporter ATP-binding protein — protein MAEIKLESVAKTFGTFAAVKGVDVTVDHGSFFVILGPSGCGKTTTLRMMAGLELPTSGRILLDGEDVTVLPASARDIAFVFQLFALYPHMNVRQNIAFPLRCQNYRRDEVRRSVEETARLLRIDHLLDRRVGGLSGGDRQRVALGRAIVRRPKAFLMDEPLGALDSEFRKLMCGELRELHDRIDATTVYITHDQLEAMAMADVIAIMNQGRVEQIGTPQEIYDRPASMFVADFIGAPPMSFLAVRASLQRGARSIEVDGVPLEMPQLFEDRAEGSLALGVRPENVSFADSAGLRGRVIGAEYLGTTQIVTVTTANGQIKARLPSGNAVRIGETVGLALRPDKLSLFDAVSGRALSSALYGGLHG, from the coding sequence ATGGCAGAGATCAAACTCGAATCCGTTGCCAAGACGTTCGGAACATTCGCTGCCGTCAAGGGCGTGGACGTCACCGTCGATCACGGCTCGTTCTTCGTCATTTTGGGTCCCTCGGGTTGCGGCAAGACGACGACCTTGCGCATGATGGCGGGCCTCGAACTGCCGACGTCCGGCCGCATCCTGCTCGATGGCGAAGACGTGACGGTGCTGCCCGCGTCGGCGCGGGACATTGCCTTTGTGTTCCAGCTGTTTGCGCTCTACCCGCACATGAACGTGCGCCAGAATATTGCCTTTCCGCTGCGCTGCCAGAATTACCGGCGCGACGAGGTCAGACGAAGCGTCGAGGAAACGGCAAGATTGCTGAGAATAGATCATCTACTGGACCGCCGGGTCGGCGGCCTCTCCGGCGGCGACCGGCAGCGCGTTGCGCTCGGCCGCGCCATTGTGCGTCGGCCGAAGGCATTTCTCATGGACGAGCCGCTCGGCGCCCTCGATTCCGAGTTTCGCAAGTTGATGTGCGGTGAGCTGCGGGAATTGCACGACCGTATCGATGCGACAACGGTCTACATCACCCACGACCAGCTCGAGGCGATGGCGATGGCTGATGTTATCGCGATCATGAATCAGGGCCGCGTTGAACAAATCGGTACGCCTCAGGAGATTTACGATCGTCCCGCGTCGATGTTCGTTGCCGATTTCATCGGTGCCCCGCCGATGAGTTTTCTTGCTGTCAGGGCGTCGCTGCAGCGCGGCGCTCGCAGTATCGAGGTGGACGGCGTGCCGCTCGAAATGCCCCAACTGTTCGAAGATCGTGCCGAGGGCTCTCTCGCACTCGGCGTGAGACCCGAGAACGTGTCGTTCGCAGATAGCGCGGGCTTGCGCGGTCGCGTGATCGGCGCCGAATATCTCGGTACGACGCAGATCGTCACGGTGACGACGGCCAACGGTCAAATCAAGGCGCGGCTGCCGTCAGGCAACGCGGTCCGAATTGGCGAAACGGTCGGGCTTGCGCTGCGTCCGGACAAACTATCGCTGTTCGACGCGGTCAGCGGCCGGGCGCTCTCGTCGGCGCTTTATGGAGGGCTCCATGGCTGA
- a CDS encoding ABC transporter ATP-binding protein encodes MAEVALLDVGKSYGAVEAVRGLSLSVAHGEFVVLLGPTGAGKTTTLRLIAGLERPDQGHVVIQGRDVTREVPAERDVAFVFQQYSLYPHLTVYDNLAFPLRSPARRVDEKTIRRRVQQISELLHIEHKLDNRATALSGGEMQRVAIGRALVREPAVYLMDEPLSSLDAKLRAELRLELKRIQRELGTTILYVTHDQIEAMTMADRIGVMNEGLLIQLGTPREIYERPNSAYVAGRLGTPVINLIPAGLLGGPVPPQVETVGLRTEHIRISTADGPGPRAQVHWVEHLGDQNHVHLKLATHSLVTLADPVQPLKAGDQVSLEFESPLYFDQAGRRIGAEGLRGHA; translated from the coding sequence ATGGCTGAGGTCGCACTGCTCGATGTCGGCAAGAGCTACGGCGCCGTCGAAGCGGTCCGTGGTCTCTCGCTCTCGGTCGCGCATGGTGAGTTTGTCGTGCTGCTTGGTCCGACCGGCGCCGGGAAGACGACGACGCTGCGGTTGATCGCCGGCCTGGAGCGGCCCGATCAAGGCCATGTGGTGATCCAGGGCCGCGACGTGACCAGGGAAGTTCCGGCCGAACGCGACGTCGCGTTCGTCTTTCAGCAATATTCGCTTTATCCACATCTGACGGTCTACGACAATCTGGCTTTCCCCCTGCGTTCTCCGGCCCGGCGCGTCGACGAGAAGACGATACGCCGCAGGGTTCAGCAGATATCGGAGCTGCTTCACATTGAACACAAGCTCGATAACCGGGCCACCGCGCTTTCCGGCGGCGAAATGCAGCGGGTCGCCATCGGCAGGGCGCTGGTGCGTGAACCAGCCGTCTATCTGATGGACGAGCCGCTCTCTTCGCTGGATGCAAAACTTCGGGCCGAATTACGCCTCGAGCTCAAGCGCATCCAGCGCGAATTGGGAACGACGATTCTCTACGTGACGCATGACCAGATCGAAGCGATGACCATGGCGGACCGGATCGGCGTGATGAACGAGGGATTACTCATACAGCTTGGTACGCCGCGAGAGATCTATGAACGGCCCAACAGTGCCTATGTGGCGGGCCGGTTGGGTACACCGGTCATCAACCTCATTCCAGCCGGGCTTCTGGGCGGACCGGTGCCGCCGCAGGTGGAGACGGTGGGATTAAGGACCGAGCATATCCGCATCTCGACCGCGGACGGCCCCGGACCACGCGCACAGGTGCATTGGGTCGAACATCTCGGCGATCAAAACCACGTTCACCTCAAGCTCGCGACCCATTCGCTGGTGACGCTTGCCGATCCTGTCCAGCCACTCAAGGCGGGGGATCAGGTTTCACTCGAATTCGAGTCCCCGCTTTATTTCGATCAGGCCGGTCGCCGAATCGGCGCCGAAGGATTGCGGGGGCATGCATGA
- the dhaL gene encoding dihydroxyacetone kinase subunit DhaL: MMIDREARKLLFETVAQRVIASAEELTDLDRAIGDGDHGANMRRGFEAVLAAVDELSAKNLGESLKGVGTTLVMKVGGASGPLYGTLFMSLGKTLDDEVTCERVADAFATAIDAVRARGKSDVGQKTMLDVLFPVLAVLREGGTELPVRLKAVAKAASEETIPMRAIRGRASFLGERSVGHMDPGARSSALIVDAVADVMEGLA, from the coding sequence ATGATGATCGACCGCGAGGCTCGCAAATTGTTGTTTGAAACGGTGGCGCAGCGTGTCATTGCCAGCGCCGAAGAATTAACTGATCTCGATCGCGCAATCGGCGACGGCGATCACGGGGCCAACATGCGCCGCGGTTTTGAAGCCGTGCTGGCGGCGGTTGATGAGCTCTCCGCGAAAAACCTCGGCGAATCCCTGAAGGGCGTCGGCACCACTCTCGTCATGAAAGTCGGCGGCGCATCAGGTCCGCTTTACGGCACGCTTTTCATGTCGCTCGGCAAGACGCTGGATGACGAGGTGACGTGTGAGCGGGTTGCCGATGCGTTTGCCACAGCCATCGATGCGGTCAGGGCGCGGGGCAAGTCCGATGTCGGGCAAAAGACCATGCTCGACGTGCTTTTTCCGGTGCTCGCAGTTCTGCGCGAAGGCGGCACAGAACTCCCGGTGCGCCTGAAGGCCGTAGCCAAGGCTGCGTCCGAGGAGACTATACCAATGCGGGCGATTCGCGGGCGTGCGTCGTTTCTGGGCGAGCGCAGCGTAGGTCACATGGATCCGGGGGCACGATCCTCGGCGCTGATCGTCGACGCGGTCGCAGACGTCATGGAAGGATTGGCATGA